From Primulina huaijiensis isolate GDHJ02 chromosome 15, ASM1229523v2, whole genome shotgun sequence, one genomic window encodes:
- the LOC140959894 gene encoding uncharacterized protein, with product MESKNLDYKSHTEVQTQKKMGFQNGDDLDIDFTSQKMEACKKISGYWVEEMVPEEEEKMKENGVLEDFVRGCNINNMAPVDEVCPICFDKFNIPCRTNCGHWFCAGCIMQFWTYRSSIQQCKCPLCCCIINNLAPEMSQGGLPTDDVVEVLKKVRRYNGLSTGGMQGLFQKVLALPLLMSRIIRILIAPDGVRCIYYVMRLLGLLLAFLYEMGEYEFIATGGYGIQKAFHVGASVLSGSLLFIGIAYRCVLRCRARRLAVVQD from the exons ATGGAAAGTAAAAATCTTGACTACAAATCCCACACGGAAGTTCAGACACAAAAGAAAATGGGATTTCAAAACGGGGATGATCTTGATATAGATTTCACTTCCCAAAAAATGGAGGCATGTAAAAAAATATCTGGCTATTGGGTTGAGGAAATGGTGCCtgaggaagaagaaaagatgaaagAAAATGGAGTTCTAGAGGATTTTGTTCGAGGTTGCAACATAAATAATATGGCTCCAGTTGATGAAGTTTGCCCCATCTGTTTTGATAAATTCAACATCCCATGTAGAACAAATTGCGGTCactggttttgtg CTGGCTGTATCATGCAATTTTGGACGTATAGATCTTCTATTCAACAGTGTAAATGCCCATTATGTTGTTGCATAATAAATAACCTGGCACCAGAGATGTCGCAGGGCGGTCTTCCTACAGATGATGTTGTTGAGGTCCTTAAAAAAGTTCGACGATATAATGGCCTTTCCACTGGTGGAATGCAAGGCCTTTTCCAG AAAGTATTAGCTTTACCGCTGCTTATGAGCAGAATAATCAGGATATTGATAGCTCCCGATGGCGTGAGATGCATCTACTACGTAATGCGCCTTCTTGGG TTGCTGCTGGCCTTTCTCTATGAGATGGGGGAGTATGAGTTCATTGCCACTG GAGGATATGGGATTCAAAAAGCGTTCCACGTTGGCGCGAGCGTGCTCTCCGGTAGTCTCCTTTTCATCGGGATTGCGTATAGATGTGTGCTCAGGTGTCGTGCAAGGCGTCTGGCTGTGGTACAAGATTGA
- the LOC140959101 gene encoding serine hydroxymethyltransferase 6-like isoform X1 — MDSTFLPTTANGLSLGFSSHGSKTVEGACGSKIADDSISFQIESRVSDPLHPVPSAPLQLMDQETANRNHDLDINSSESKGRKTDEGEKDGEEFRILGHSMCLKRRRDCDSGSSVPSSFSKGFIVSSPDMEYLESRRKMVKAWGNQRLQDADPDVFGIMEKEKQRQYRGIELIASENFVCKAVMEALGSHLTNKYSEGMPGARYYGGNQYIDEIETLCRERALYAFGLDSENWGVNVQPYSCTSANFAVYTGLLLPGDRIMGLDTPSGGNTSHGCYLPNGRKVSGASIFFESLPYKVNPQTGYIDYEKLEEKALDFRPKILICGGSSYPREWDYARFRQIADKCGAVLLCDMAQISGLIASKECASPFEYCDIVTSTTHKSLRGPRGGIIFYRKGPKQRKRGMLLNHGDGSDRYDFEEKINFAVFPALQGGPHNNHIAALAIALKQVATPEYKMYMLQVKKNAQVLAAALLKRNCRLVTGGTDNHLLLWDLRNFGLTGKIFEKVCELCHITLNKVTIFDDNGNITPGGVRIGTPAMTSRGCREADFETMAEYLITAAEIASSVLREHGKLPKHFLKGLDNNKETVELRARVENFTSQFALPGFDE, encoded by the exons ATGGATTCGACCTTCCTGCCAACCACGGCCAATGGGCTTTCTCTAGGGTTTTCCTCTCATGGGTCGAAGACGGTTGAAGGTGCTTGTGGCTCGAAAATCGCCGACGACTCGATTTCCTTCCAGATCGAATCGAGAGTTAGTGACCCTTTACATCCTGTGCCCTCGGCTCCTCTCCAACTGATGGACCAGGAGACGGCGAACCGTAATCACGATTTGGATATTAATTCGAGTGAAAGTAAGGGTAGAAAGACCGATGAAGGAGAAAAAGATGGGGAGGAGTTTCGGATTTTGGGCCATTCTATGTGTTTGAAGCGTAGACGTGACTGCGATTCCGGGTCTTCGGTTCCATCTTCCTTTTCAAAGGGATTTATAGTTTCTTCTCCAGATATGGAGTATCTGGAGTCGCGTAGGAAGATGGTCAAAGCTTGGGGAAATCAGAGATTACAAGACGCAGACCCTGATGTTTTTGGAATCATGGAAAAGGAGAAGCAGAGGCAGTATAGAGGGATCGAATTGATTGCTTCGGAGAATTTTGTGTGTAAAGCAGTAATGGAGGCTTTAGGAAGCCATTTGACTAATAAATATTCGGAGGGGATGCCAGGGGCACGTTACTACGGTGGAAATCAGTATATTGATGAGATTGAAACACTTTGTCGAGAGCGTGCATTGTATGCTTTTGGGCTTGATTCTGAAAATTGGGGTGTGAATGTACAGCCTTACTCGTGTACATCCGCAAATTTTGCAGTTTACACAGGTCTTTTGTTACCTGGTGATAGGATAATGGGGTTGGACACTCCATCTGGTGGTAACACAAGCCATGGATGTTATTTGCCAAATGGGAGAAAGGTCTCGGGGGCGTCAATATTTTTTGAGAGCCTGCCGTATAAGGTTAATCCACAAACAGGGTATATAGACTATGAAAAGCTTGAGGAGAAGGCACTTGATTTTCGTCCGAAGATATTGATTTGTGGTGGAAGTTCATATCCCCGGGAGTGGGATTATGCAAGGTTTAGACAAATTGCAGATAAATGTGGTGCAGTTTTGTTGTGTGATATGGCTCAGATTAGTGGTCTTATTGCTTCTAAG GAATGTGCAAGTCCTTTTGAATATTGTGATATTGTCACCTCAACCACCCATAAAAGTCTTCGTGGCCCTAGGGGAGGGATTATTTTTTACAGGAAGGGGCCAAAGCAAAGGAAGAGGGGGATGCTTTTAAATCATGGTGACGGTAGTGATAGGTATGATTTTGAAGAAAAGATAAACTTTGCAGTTTTCCCAGCACTGCAAGGTGGACCACACAATAATCACATTGCTGCCCTTGCAATAGCACTGAAACAAGTTGCTACGCCTGAGTACAAGATGTATATGCTACAAGTAAAGAAAAATGCCCAGGTTTTGGCTGCGGCTTTATTGAAAAGAAACTGTAGACTGGTCACTGGAGGCACGGACAATCATCTGTTGCTTTGGGATCTGAGAAATTTTGGGTTGACAG GGAAAATTTTTGAGAAGGTGTGTGAGTTGTGTCACATTACACTCAATAAAGTAACCATTTTTGATGACAATGGCAATATCACCCCTGGAGGTGTAAGAATTG GTACTCCTGCAATGACATCAAGAGGCTGTCGTGAGGCTGATTTTGAAACAATGGCTGAATATCTCATAACTGCTGCAGAGATTGCTAGTTCAGTGCTGAGGGAACATGGGAAACTACCAAAACATTTTCTGAAGGGTCTTGATAACAACAAAGAGACAGTTGAGCTTCGAGCAAGAGTCGAAAATTTTACCTCCCAGTTTGCTCTGCCAGGCTTTGATGAATAA
- the LOC140959101 gene encoding serine hydroxymethyltransferase 6-like isoform X2 yields MDSTFLPTTANGLSLGFSSHGSKTVEGACGSKIADDSISFQIESRVSDPLHPVPSAPLQLMDQETANRNHDLDINSSESKGRKTDEGEKDGEEFRILGHSMCLKRRRDCDSGSSVPSSFSKGFIVSSPDMEYLESRRKMVKAWGNQRLQDADPDVFGIMEKEKQRQYRGIELIASENFVCKAVMEALGSHLTNKYSEGMPGARYYGGNQYIDEIETLCRERALYAFGLDSENWGVNVQPYSCTSANFAVYTGLLLPGDRIMGLDTPSGGNTSHGCYLPNGRKVSGASIFFESLPYKVNPQTGYIDYEKLEEKALDFRPKILICGGSSYPREWDYARFRQIADKCGAVLLCDMAQISGLIASKECASPFEYCDIVTSTTHKSLRGPRGGIIFYRKGPKQRKRGMLLNHGDGSDRYDFEEKINFAVFPALQGGPHNNHIAALAIALKQVATPEYKMYMLQVKKNAQVLAAALLKRNCRLVTGGTDNHLLLWDLRNFGLTGTPAMTSRGCREADFETMAEYLITAAEIASSVLREHGKLPKHFLKGLDNNKETVELRARVENFTSQFALPGFDE; encoded by the exons ATGGATTCGACCTTCCTGCCAACCACGGCCAATGGGCTTTCTCTAGGGTTTTCCTCTCATGGGTCGAAGACGGTTGAAGGTGCTTGTGGCTCGAAAATCGCCGACGACTCGATTTCCTTCCAGATCGAATCGAGAGTTAGTGACCCTTTACATCCTGTGCCCTCGGCTCCTCTCCAACTGATGGACCAGGAGACGGCGAACCGTAATCACGATTTGGATATTAATTCGAGTGAAAGTAAGGGTAGAAAGACCGATGAAGGAGAAAAAGATGGGGAGGAGTTTCGGATTTTGGGCCATTCTATGTGTTTGAAGCGTAGACGTGACTGCGATTCCGGGTCTTCGGTTCCATCTTCCTTTTCAAAGGGATTTATAGTTTCTTCTCCAGATATGGAGTATCTGGAGTCGCGTAGGAAGATGGTCAAAGCTTGGGGAAATCAGAGATTACAAGACGCAGACCCTGATGTTTTTGGAATCATGGAAAAGGAGAAGCAGAGGCAGTATAGAGGGATCGAATTGATTGCTTCGGAGAATTTTGTGTGTAAAGCAGTAATGGAGGCTTTAGGAAGCCATTTGACTAATAAATATTCGGAGGGGATGCCAGGGGCACGTTACTACGGTGGAAATCAGTATATTGATGAGATTGAAACACTTTGTCGAGAGCGTGCATTGTATGCTTTTGGGCTTGATTCTGAAAATTGGGGTGTGAATGTACAGCCTTACTCGTGTACATCCGCAAATTTTGCAGTTTACACAGGTCTTTTGTTACCTGGTGATAGGATAATGGGGTTGGACACTCCATCTGGTGGTAACACAAGCCATGGATGTTATTTGCCAAATGGGAGAAAGGTCTCGGGGGCGTCAATATTTTTTGAGAGCCTGCCGTATAAGGTTAATCCACAAACAGGGTATATAGACTATGAAAAGCTTGAGGAGAAGGCACTTGATTTTCGTCCGAAGATATTGATTTGTGGTGGAAGTTCATATCCCCGGGAGTGGGATTATGCAAGGTTTAGACAAATTGCAGATAAATGTGGTGCAGTTTTGTTGTGTGATATGGCTCAGATTAGTGGTCTTATTGCTTCTAAG GAATGTGCAAGTCCTTTTGAATATTGTGATATTGTCACCTCAACCACCCATAAAAGTCTTCGTGGCCCTAGGGGAGGGATTATTTTTTACAGGAAGGGGCCAAAGCAAAGGAAGAGGGGGATGCTTTTAAATCATGGTGACGGTAGTGATAGGTATGATTTTGAAGAAAAGATAAACTTTGCAGTTTTCCCAGCACTGCAAGGTGGACCACACAATAATCACATTGCTGCCCTTGCAATAGCACTGAAACAAGTTGCTACGCCTGAGTACAAGATGTATATGCTACAAGTAAAGAAAAATGCCCAGGTTTTGGCTGCGGCTTTATTGAAAAGAAACTGTAGACTGGTCACTGGAGGCACGGACAATCATCTGTTGCTTTGGGATCTGAGAAATTTTGGGTTGACAG GTACTCCTGCAATGACATCAAGAGGCTGTCGTGAGGCTGATTTTGAAACAATGGCTGAATATCTCATAACTGCTGCAGAGATTGCTAGTTCAGTGCTGAGGGAACATGGGAAACTACCAAAACATTTTCTGAAGGGTCTTGATAACAACAAAGAGACAGTTGAGCTTCGAGCAAGAGTCGAAAATTTTACCTCCCAGTTTGCTCTGCCAGGCTTTGATGAATAA
- the LOC140960270 gene encoding uncharacterized protein produces the protein MTMSQSSSSYISSIKGFYNFLNRELDNLDHLFMAQNFMSFEFLQAVLSTLRSVHSQLTTLGQKLQLPVGDKWLYECMDESARLWKACQVMKAGVSGMENYRSTGADIGYLLVDPAALNAQLSRQIKRAIHDCQGQKSMLEATNRILAERRLQTLCLRFDENHLLSESRLNEYNGFRGVLYAMRNVSTFLLVVLLSGLVYCWPVSSFSLRFHEEDSIFNSGFMLSADILHQRVMNTMSLLDSQPGILVYELQKAELSTDELKMEIDGLINGGYENDAYYRKSENLKSCFGDLQRGVESVIAQLDDFFDEIVEVREKLMDMCSRR, from the exons ATGACGATGAGTCAATCGTCTTCATCATACATCTCTTCCATTAAAGGTTTCTACAACTTTCTTAACCGGGAACTCGACAATCTCGATCACCTTTTCATGGCACAGAACTTCATGTCGTTCGAGTTCCTTCAGGCCGTGCTATCCACGCTTCGATCCGTTCACTCGCAGTTAACGACTTTGGGCCAGAAGTTGCAATTGCCGGTCGGAGACAAATGGCTCTACGAGTGCATGGACGAGAGCGCCAGGCTTTGGAAAGCTTGTCAAGTGATGAAAGCAGGGGTGTCTGGCATGGAGAATTACCGTTCGACTGGTGCTGATATAGGATATCTTCTTGTTGATCCTGCCGCTTTAAATGCTCAGCTTTCCCGCCAG ATTAAGCGGGCGATCCACGATTGTCAGGGGCAGAAGAGCATGCTAGAAGCGACAAACAGAATCTTAGCAGAAAGAAGATTGCAAACTCTGTGCCTGAGGTTTGATGAAAACCATCTCTTGTCTGAATCGAGGTTAAACGAGTACAATGGTTTTAGAGGAGTATTGTATGCAATGAGGAACGTGAGCACATTTCTTCTGGTGGTTCTACTGAGTGGCCTTGTTTATTGTTGGCCAGTTTCGAGTTTTAGCCTTCGATTCCACGAAGAAGACTCGATTTTCAACTCAGGTTTCATGCTCTCGGCAGATATATTGCATCAGAGAGTGATGAACACGATGAGTCTACTCGACTCCCAGCCGGGGATTCTTGTTTATGAGTTACAAAAGGCTGAGCTTTCAACGGATGAGCTGAAAATGGAGATAGATGGCCTGATTAATGGGGGGTACGAAAACGACGCATACTATAGGAAATCTGAGAACTTGAAGAGTTGTTTTGGAGATTTGCAACGTGGAGTCGAGAGTGTAATTGCGCAACTTGACGACTTCTTTGACGAAATAGTTGAGGTTCGGGAGAAGCTCATGGATATGTGTTCTCGTAGGTAG